Proteins encoded together in one Halalkaliarchaeum sp. AArc-CO window:
- a CDS encoding BolA family protein encodes MDVEAIEARIEEAIADAEATVSRPRTYDENHEDEHFAAVVVSPAFDGLSLVEQHQLVYDALDDWMTEEIHALEIKTYTPAEYEEFGGGA; translated from the coding sequence ATGGACGTCGAGGCAATCGAGGCGCGGATCGAGGAGGCGATCGCGGACGCGGAGGCGACCGTCTCGCGACCGCGGACATACGACGAGAATCACGAGGACGAACACTTCGCGGCCGTCGTCGTCTCCCCTGCGTTCGACGGGCTCTCGCTCGTCGAGCAACACCAGCTCGTGTACGACGCGCTCGACGACTGGATGACCGAGGAGATCCACGCCCTGGAGATCAAGACGTACACCCCCGCAGAGTACGAGGAGTTCGGCGGGGGCGCGTAG
- a CDS encoding type IV pilin, with protein MLLVGLAVALSTGVGAAALGSGVLGTDGFDAESPDSEELGFGSTASASLSASATGEGRIQLRHEGGDTLDVRELRLRVRVDGEELARQPPVPFFSAEGFKSGPTGPFNPAAEPTWRAGESASLEVAGTNEPTVDDGSLVEIEVYVGSTPVATLETTAEGD; from the coding sequence GTGTTGCTCGTCGGCCTCGCGGTCGCGCTCTCGACCGGCGTCGGCGCGGCCGCGCTGGGAAGTGGCGTACTCGGGACCGACGGGTTCGACGCCGAGTCCCCCGACTCCGAGGAGCTCGGGTTCGGATCGACAGCATCGGCGTCGCTTTCCGCATCGGCGACGGGCGAGGGACGAATCCAGCTACGTCACGAGGGGGGCGACACACTCGACGTGCGGGAGCTCCGGCTTCGGGTTCGCGTGGACGGCGAAGAGTTGGCTCGACAGCCGCCGGTACCGTTCTTCTCTGCGGAGGGGTTCAAAAGCGGTCCGACGGGACCGTTCAACCCGGCGGCGGAGCCGACCTGGCGGGCTGGGGAGTCTGCCTCGCTGGAGGTAGCCGGCACGAACGAACCGACGGTGGATGACGGCTCTCTGGTCGAGATCGAGGTGTACGTCGGGAGCACACCGGTGGCAACGTTGGAGACGACCGCAGAGGGGGACTGA
- a CDS encoding methyltransferase domain-containing protein, with amino-acid sequence MGILEDKDRARLFYKYLSKVYDRVNPFFWTEEMRAEALELLDIQQGDRVLDVGCGTGFGTEGLLQYTDDVHGLDQSRHQMEKAFEKFGKHDRVAFYRGDAERLPFVDDSFDYVWSSGSIEYWPNPVTALRDFRRVVEPGGQVLVVGPNHPTNPIKARIADAIMLFYDEEEADRMFREAGFTEIDHHVMGPPRNPDVAITTVATVPE; translated from the coding sequence ATGGGAATCCTCGAGGACAAAGACCGCGCGCGGCTGTTTTACAAGTACCTCTCGAAGGTGTACGACCGCGTGAATCCCTTCTTCTGGACCGAGGAGATGCGGGCGGAGGCACTGGAGTTGCTCGACATCCAGCAGGGCGACCGGGTGCTCGACGTCGGCTGTGGCACCGGGTTCGGAACCGAAGGGCTGCTCCAGTACACCGACGACGTCCACGGGCTCGATCAGAGTCGCCACCAGATGGAGAAGGCGTTCGAGAAGTTCGGCAAGCACGACCGGGTGGCGTTCTACCGTGGGGACGCCGAACGGCTCCCGTTCGTCGACGACAGCTTCGATTACGTCTGGTCGTCGGGCTCGATCGAGTACTGGCCCAATCCGGTGACCGCCCTGCGCGACTTCCGGCGCGTGGTCGAACCCGGTGGTCAGGTGCTCGTGGTGGGGCCCAACCACCCGACGAACCCGATCAAGGCACGCATCGCCGACGCGATCATGCTGTTTTACGACGAGGAGGAGGCCGACCGGATGTTCCGCGAGGCCGGCTTCACCGAGATCGACCACCACGTCATGGGGCCGCCGCGGAACCCCGACGTCGCGATTACGACCGTCGCTACCGTCCCGGAGTGA
- the pyrB gene encoding aspartate carbamoyltransferase, whose product MRHDHLISAAQLSRSDVEAVLDRAGDVADDLGASRDSCPGLVLGLCFFEPSTRTKMSFDAAAKRLGGSTIDMGSVESSSVTKGESLADTVRVIEGYADAIVLRHPSEGAAKLASEFVDVPVINAGDGAGQHPSQTLLDLYTIREEHGLDDLTVGIMGDLKYGRTVHSLASALANFEVSQHFISPESLRLPRSVRFDLHEAGAQVREHTDLEPVLSELDVLYVTRIQRERFPDETEYRAVAGEYQIDAETLAAGPDDLTVMHPLPRVDEIAPDVDETDHASYFQQAHNGVPVRMALLEMLLENHG is encoded by the coding sequence ATGCGTCACGACCATCTCATCTCGGCGGCACAGCTGTCCCGGTCGGACGTCGAGGCGGTGCTCGACCGGGCTGGCGACGTTGCCGACGACCTCGGGGCCTCCCGGGACAGCTGTCCCGGCCTCGTCCTCGGGCTCTGCTTTTTCGAGCCGAGCACGCGGACGAAGATGAGCTTCGATGCGGCCGCAAAGCGTCTCGGTGGCAGTACGATCGACATGGGGTCGGTCGAATCCTCGTCGGTCACCAAGGGGGAATCGCTGGCTGATACGGTGCGGGTCATCGAGGGATACGCCGACGCGATCGTGCTGCGCCATCCAAGCGAGGGGGCGGCGAAACTCGCGAGCGAGTTCGTCGACGTGCCGGTGATAAACGCGGGCGACGGCGCCGGTCAGCACCCGAGTCAGACGCTCCTGGATCTGTACACGATCCGGGAGGAGCACGGTCTCGACGATCTCACGGTCGGGATCATGGGAGATCTGAAGTACGGGCGGACCGTTCACTCGCTGGCGTCGGCGCTGGCGAACTTCGAGGTGAGCCAGCACTTCATCAGCCCGGAGTCGCTTCGACTTCCCCGAAGCGTCCGGTTCGATCTCCACGAGGCCGGCGCACAGGTCCGGGAACACACCGATCTCGAGCCGGTGTTGTCGGAACTGGACGTCCTGTACGTGACCCGGATCCAGAGAGAGCGGTTCCCCGACGAGACCGAGTACCGCGCCGTCGCCGGCGAGTATCAGATCGACGCAGAGACGCTCGCGGCCGGGCCAGACGATCTCACGGTCATGCATCCGCTCCCGCGGGTCGACGAGATCGCCCCGGACGTCGACGAGACAGACCACGCGAGCTACTTCCAGCAGGCCCACAACGGCGTCCCCGTGCGGATGGCGCTTCTGGAGATGCTGCTGGAGAACCACGGGTGA
- a CDS encoding AAA family ATPase — translation MRVIGTVGLPGSGKGEAASVAREEGIPVVTMGDVIREECRDRGLDPAEHHGEVAKALREENGPDAVAERSLPLIERELDTAETVLVDGLRSMVEVERFREAFGDGFLLVSIEAPFELRVERLGERGRDASDVKTEALRARDERELSFGMGEVMNQADLTVENTDSLEAFRRTVRRILEDGPEAIEQ, via the coding sequence ATGAGAGTTATCGGGACTGTCGGCCTGCCGGGCAGCGGGAAAGGCGAGGCTGCGTCCGTGGCCCGCGAGGAGGGGATCCCGGTCGTGACGATGGGCGATGTCATCCGCGAGGAGTGTCGCGACCGCGGGCTCGACCCGGCCGAACACCACGGCGAGGTCGCAAAGGCACTCCGCGAGGAGAACGGCCCGGACGCGGTCGCGGAGCGGTCGCTCCCGCTGATCGAACGCGAACTCGACACCGCCGAGACGGTGCTCGTCGACGGTCTCCGATCGATGGTCGAGGTCGAGCGGTTCCGGGAGGCGTTCGGCGACGGCTTCCTCCTGGTCAGTATCGAGGCGCCGTTCGAGCTTCGTGTCGAACGGCTCGGCGAACGCGGCCGGGACGCCTCCGACGTGAAAACCGAAGCCCTGCGGGCCCGCGACGAGCGTGAACTCTCCTTCGGCATGGGCGAGGTGATGAACCAGGCCGACCTCACCGTCGAGAACACCGACTCTCTCGAGGCGTTTCGACGGACGGTCCGTCGGATCCTCGAGGACGGACCCGAGGCGATCGAACAATGA
- the pyrI gene encoding aspartate carbamoyltransferase regulatory subunit, with amino-acid sequence MSDHQLRVSKIRNGTVIDHIAAGQALNVLAILGIDGSDGHGVSIGMNVSSDRLGRKDILKVEDRELSQSEVDVLSLIAPEATINIVRDFDVVEKNRVERPDRVSGLLSCPNHNCITNADEPVETAFDVISDGVRCNYCGTIIHEGIAEHLAVE; translated from the coding sequence ATGAGCGACCACCAACTCCGCGTTTCGAAGATCCGGAACGGCACCGTCATCGATCACATCGCGGCCGGCCAGGCACTCAACGTGCTCGCGATTTTGGGCATCGACGGCTCGGATGGCCACGGCGTCTCGATCGGGATGAACGTCTCCTCCGACCGGCTCGGCCGGAAAGACATCCTGAAGGTCGAGGACAGGGAACTGAGTCAGTCGGAGGTGGACGTGCTCTCGTTGATCGCGCCGGAGGCGACGATCAACATCGTCCGCGACTTCGACGTCGTCGAGAAGAACCGCGTCGAACGCCCCGACCGGGTGTCGGGGCTGCTCTCGTGTCCGAACCACAACTGCATCACGAACGCCGACGAGCCCGTCGAGACCGCTTTCGACGTCATCTCCGACGGCGTCCGGTGTAACTACTGCGGGACGATCATCCACGAGGGGATCGCCGAGCATCTCGCGGTGGAGTGA
- a CDS encoding class I SAM-dependent methyltransferase — protein MGHHTFDIEKAENLEDEGRYRYLSAEEFRSLVRPASGETLADLGSGTGFYTDLIAPDVETLYAVDVQAKMHEYYREKGLPGSVEPVTADVSDLPFSDDELDGAASTMTYHEFVGDGALAELARVIRPGGRLVVVDWSGRGDGESGPPVDEREDLAAAADALGEAGFRVVRGEERDETFLVVALRS, from the coding sequence ATGGGCCATCACACCTTCGACATCGAGAAGGCCGAGAACCTGGAAGACGAGGGACGCTACCGCTATCTCTCTGCCGAGGAGTTCCGGTCGCTGGTCCGTCCGGCGTCGGGGGAGACGCTGGCGGATCTCGGCTCCGGCACCGGCTTTTATACCGACCTGATCGCGCCGGACGTCGAGACGCTGTACGCCGTCGACGTCCAGGCGAAGATGCACGAGTACTACCGCGAGAAGGGCCTCCCGGGCTCCGTCGAGCCGGTCACGGCCGACGTGTCGGACCTGCCGTTTTCGGACGACGAACTCGACGGCGCGGCCTCGACGATGACTTACCACGAGTTCGTCGGCGACGGCGCGCTCGCTGAACTCGCGCGCGTGATCCGCCCGGGCGGGCGTCTCGTCGTCGTCGACTGGTCGGGCCGCGGCGACGGCGAATCCGGCCCGCCGGTCGACGAACGGGAGGACCTCGCGGCGGCCGCCGACGCGCTCGGAGAGGCGGGCTTTCGGGTCGTCCGGGGCGAGGAGCGCGACGAGACGTTCCTCGTCGTGGCGCTCCGGTCGTAA
- a CDS encoding class II fumarate hydratase, with the protein MGEDYRTEADSLGEMQVPADAYWGAQTQRAVENFPISGITFGRRFVRALGVVKKGAAQANRELGLLEADVADAIVEAADEVIAGEHDDQFPVDVFQTGSGTSSNMNANEVIANRAAELMGAEIGDRVVHPNDHVNYGQSSNDVIPTAMHVAALEAVEKDLVPALETLQAELAEKEAEFDGVVKTGRTHLQDATPVRLGQEFGGYRTQIEKGIKRVTDVQDHLRELALGGTATGTGLNTHPDFPGLAAEYISEETGTEFREADDHFEAQAAHDAMGEAHGALRTVAGSMNKIANDLRLLASGPRNGLGEIEQPENQPGSSIMPGKINPVVAEAVNQVHKQVVGNDAAVSAGAARGELDLNLYKPVLAHNFLQSSELLANAAETFGERFVAKLEANEEHCSDQVEQAMALATALNPAIGYDNAAKVAKKALAEGKTVREVAIAEGHLTEEEADEVLDPEKMTHRGILGGD; encoded by the coding sequence ATGGGTGAGGATTACCGAACCGAAGCGGACAGTCTCGGCGAGATGCAGGTACCGGCGGACGCCTACTGGGGGGCCCAGACCCAGCGCGCAGTAGAGAACTTCCCGATCTCGGGGATCACGTTCGGGCGACGGTTCGTCCGTGCGCTCGGCGTGGTGAAGAAAGGCGCCGCACAGGCGAACCGCGAGCTGGGCCTCCTCGAGGCGGACGTCGCCGACGCGATCGTCGAGGCGGCAGACGAGGTGATCGCTGGCGAACACGACGATCAGTTCCCGGTGGACGTGTTCCAGACCGGCTCGGGCACCTCCTCGAACATGAACGCAAACGAGGTGATCGCCAACCGGGCGGCCGAGCTCATGGGTGCCGAGATCGGCGACCGGGTCGTCCACCCGAACGACCACGTCAACTACGGCCAGTCGAGCAACGACGTGATCCCGACGGCGATGCACGTCGCCGCCCTGGAGGCCGTCGAGAAGGACCTCGTGCCCGCCCTCGAGACGCTGCAGGCCGAACTCGCCGAAAAGGAGGCGGAGTTCGACGGCGTGGTGAAAACGGGGCGGACACACCTCCAGGACGCCACCCCCGTCCGGCTGGGCCAGGAGTTCGGCGGCTACCGCACGCAGATCGAGAAGGGGATCAAACGCGTCACCGACGTCCAGGATCACCTCCGGGAACTCGCGCTCGGCGGGACTGCGACGGGCACCGGGCTGAACACCCATCCCGACTTCCCGGGACTGGCCGCCGAGTACATCTCCGAGGAGACCGGTACGGAGTTCCGCGAGGCCGACGACCACTTCGAGGCGCAGGCGGCCCACGACGCGATGGGCGAGGCCCACGGTGCGCTCCGGACGGTCGCCGGCTCGATGAACAAGATCGCAAACGACCTCCGCCTGCTCGCGTCGGGGCCGCGAAACGGGCTCGGCGAGATCGAACAGCCCGAAAACCAGCCCGGCAGCAGCATCATGCCCGGCAAGATCAACCCGGTCGTGGCGGAGGCGGTCAACCAGGTGCACAAGCAGGTCGTCGGCAACGACGCTGCGGTCTCGGCCGGCGCGGCCCGGGGCGAGCTGGACCTCAACCTCTACAAGCCGGTGCTCGCGCACAACTTCCTGCAGTCGAGTGAGCTGCTCGCAAACGCCGCCGAAACGTTCGGCGAACGGTTCGTCGCGAAGCTCGAGGCCAACGAGGAGCACTGCAGCGATCAGGTCGAACAGGCGATGGCACTGGCGACGGCGCTCAACCCCGCGATCGGCTACGACAACGCCGCGAAGGTCGCCAAGAAGGCGCTCGCGGAGGGCAAGACCGTCCGTGAGGTCGCCATCGCGGAGGGGCACCTCACCGAGGAGGAAGCCGACGAGGTGCTCGATCCGGAGAAGATGACCCACCGGGGCATCCTCGGGGGCGACTGA
- a CDS encoding RNA-binding domain-containing protein encodes MIYSIDVHIEAPVNDTEVTDRVADAIRNLFPDAEIEQQPGRLVAETHTLDPLSDRLHEQEILDTARREFLKNARKGGFSFRLKKQAAFQGVINFAVGNPDELGDVEVDVIVREPDVETFLDHVVPETEDGQPVDPDRIGGE; translated from the coding sequence ATGATCTACAGCATCGACGTCCACATCGAGGCACCCGTAAACGACACTGAAGTGACCGACCGGGTCGCCGACGCGATCCGAAATCTGTTCCCGGACGCCGAGATCGAACAGCAACCGGGTCGGCTCGTCGCCGAAACCCACACGCTGGATCCGCTTTCCGACCGGCTCCACGAACAGGAGATCCTCGACACTGCGCGTCGGGAGTTCCTGAAAAACGCACGCAAGGGCGGCTTTTCGTTCCGGCTCAAAAAGCAGGCGGCGTTCCAGGGCGTGATCAACTTCGCCGTGGGGAACCCGGACGAACTCGGCGACGTCGAGGTCGACGTGATCGTCCGCGAACCCGACGTCGAGACGTTCCTCGACCACGTCGTGCCGGAGACGGAGGACGGCCAGCCGGTCGATCCCGATCGAATCGGGGGAGAGTAA
- a CDS encoding dihydrodipicolinate synthase family protein, with the protein MNGIGPPLVTPFDEAGDVDYGRLRELVDWIESRGVDFLVPCGSNSEAELMTAGERTRVIETVVEEASVPVVAGTGSPGLRETLSATRAAADAGADAALVVTPFYYDHDQATLEAYYRELAGDAPLPIYLYSVPAYTGVRLEPDTVGRLATHPNVVGMKDSHASLPEFVRTKRRVAEAIADAGGSAGEFDLLIGSGSVLAQALSAGGVGGVLALANLAPAATVEVFEAHRNDPERARRLNEDLVELNTAITADYGVPGLKWAMRERDAPAGYPRSPHREPDAEARGRLQALLAEL; encoded by the coding sequence ATGAACGGAATCGGACCGCCGCTCGTGACGCCGTTCGACGAGGCTGGCGACGTCGATTACGGACGGCTCCGCGAGCTCGTCGACTGGATCGAGAGCCGGGGTGTCGACTTCCTGGTGCCGTGTGGATCGAACAGCGAGGCGGAACTCATGACCGCCGGAGAGCGGACGCGGGTGATCGAGACGGTCGTCGAGGAGGCGTCGGTGCCGGTGGTCGCCGGCACCGGGAGCCCGGGGCTCCGGGAGACGCTTTCGGCGACCCGCGCGGCGGCGGACGCCGGTGCCGACGCCGCTCTCGTCGTCACGCCTTTTTATTACGACCACGATCAGGCGACGCTGGAGGCGTACTATCGGGAACTCGCCGGCGACGCGCCGCTGCCGATCTACCTCTACTCGGTGCCGGCGTACACCGGCGTGCGGCTGGAGCCGGACACTGTCGGTCGCCTCGCGACGCACCCGAACGTCGTCGGGATGAAAGACTCCCACGCGTCGCTTCCGGAGTTCGTCCGGACGAAGCGGCGGGTCGCCGAAGCGATCGCCGACGCCGGCGGCTCTGCCGGGGAGTTCGACCTCCTGATCGGGAGCGGGAGCGTCCTCGCACAGGCGCTTTCCGCCGGCGGGGTCGGGGGCGTGCTCGCGCTGGCGAACCTCGCGCCGGCGGCGACAGTCGAGGTGTTCGAGGCTCACAGAAACGACCCCGAGCGCGCCAGACGCCTGAACGAGGATCTCGTGGAACTCAACACGGCCATCACAGCCGATTACGGCGTCCCGGGTCTGAAGTGGGCAATGCGGGAGCGGGACGCGCCGGCAGGGTATCCCCGGTCGCCACACCGGGAGCCCGACGCCGAGGCGAGGGGACGGCTGCAGGCGTTGTTGGCGGAGCTTTGA
- a CDS encoding A/G-specific adenine glycosylase, which produces MPDAGDDADPAERETPDSDPEEREIALPSDLKPIQTALIEWYESDHREFPWRETTAPYPVLVSEVMSQQTQLDRVIDAWEAFLEEWPTVESLAEADRADVVAFWSDHSLGYNNRARYLHEAANQVLEEFDGDVPETPADLQELMGVGPYTANAVASFAFNAGDAVVDTNVKRVLYRAFSVPDDDRTFERVATRLMPPGESRAWNNAIMELGGVACGQTPHCDEAGCPWRQWCRAYETGDFTAPDVPEQPSFEGSRRQFRGRVIRALSEYDELALDELGPRVRVDYSPAGDHGREWLGDLLSGLEDDGLVELDYRNGGDPRDDEDGTESDKLTVRLRR; this is translated from the coding sequence ATGCCGGACGCCGGCGACGACGCCGACCCCGCCGAGCGCGAGACTCCCGATTCCGATCCCGAAGAGCGCGAAATCGCCCTTCCGTCGGATCTAAAGCCGATCCAAACCGCCCTCATCGAGTGGTACGAATCGGACCACCGCGAGTTCCCGTGGCGGGAGACGACCGCCCCGTACCCGGTTCTCGTCTCGGAGGTGATGAGCCAGCAGACCCAGCTCGACCGGGTGATAGACGCCTGGGAGGCGTTCCTCGAGGAGTGGCCGACGGTCGAATCCCTCGCCGAGGCCGACCGGGCCGACGTCGTCGCGTTCTGGAGCGACCACTCGCTGGGGTACAACAACCGGGCGCGCTACCTCCACGAGGCCGCAAACCAGGTCCTCGAGGAGTTCGACGGCGACGTTCCGGAAACGCCCGCGGATCTCCAGGAGCTGATGGGCGTCGGGCCCTACACCGCCAACGCGGTGGCGTCGTTCGCGTTCAACGCGGGCGACGCCGTCGTCGACACGAACGTGAAACGAGTGTTGTACCGCGCCTTTTCAGTCCCCGACGACGACCGGACGTTCGAACGGGTCGCCACGCGGCTCATGCCGCCGGGCGAGTCCCGGGCCTGGAACAACGCGATCATGGAACTCGGCGGGGTCGCCTGTGGGCAGACGCCACACTGCGACGAAGCGGGCTGTCCGTGGCGACAGTGGTGTCGCGCCTACGAAACGGGCGACTTCACCGCGCCGGACGTCCCCGAACAGCCGAGCTTCGAGGGGAGCCGCCGGCAGTTCCGTGGACGGGTGATTCGGGCGCTTTCGGAGTACGACGAACTCGCACTCGACGAACTCGGACCGCGCGTGCGCGTCGACTACTCGCCGGCGGGCGACCACGGTCGGGAGTGGCTCGGTGACCTGCTCTCCGGGCTGGAAGACGACGGGCTCGTCGAACTCGACTACCGGAACGGGGGGGACCCCCGGGACGACGAAGACGGCACCGAATCCGACAAACTGACGGTCCGCTTGCGACGGTGA
- a CDS encoding heavy metal translocating P-type ATPase encodes MSDSPGASPPSSEDAPVPCRPAPDASDADLSDEFIDSLEACTIRIDPLSGRSCESCALALERKLASADGVYDVSASSRGGVVRIRHDGDAISPEELERLTEEYGATVRDVDASGIDSPGEDPTDVVDGSKLRRETVFVALTFLGMTVGLLGSWLDAAQAVVWGSYGAAYVFGGWYGLKAGIETLRHRAVDIDLLMVIAALGALVVGAPFEGAMLLFLFSLSNVLQGYAIGRSRRAIESLMELRPESATLLRDGKEVTVPIDEVSVGDVFLVRPGDRIPLDGTVESGESAVDQSSLTGESMPVSKEPGEEVYGGTINGDGSLEVRVTREAHESAIARLIHMVEEAQSEKAPTQRLIDRFEQPYVLGVFGLTAAAIAIPLSLGYAFDSTFYRAMTLMVAASPCAVIISTPAAVLSAITAGARRGVLFKGGEHVEVAATIDAVAFDKTGTLTEGNTRLTDATARSGATVDGSPATDDRLLSFAAAVQGRSEHHLARATVEAAEEQDLEIPDARGFKATPGKGVRASVDGETIHIGNARYVASLAGSTEQPVARLENEPIEGIREGTTALESLQADGKTSVLVVRESDDGMSVLGWLAFTDTIRPAAAETIERLRALGIEHVVMLTGDNDRVARHVGEAVGVDEVRSELLPEQKVEHVEELVERHDGVAMVGDGVNDAPALARATLGVGMGGAGTDVALETADVVLMSDDLGGIPYAFGLGRRTRRTLFANFGIAFGAIAIMLVAILTRGIPLPIAVVGHEGSTVLVSLNGLRLLGFRE; translated from the coding sequence ATGAGTGATTCGCCAGGGGCGTCACCCCCCAGTTCCGAGGACGCCCCGGTTCCCTGCAGGCCGGCCCCGGACGCGTCGGACGCGGATCTTTCGGACGAGTTTATCGATTCCCTCGAAGCGTGTACGATCCGGATCGATCCGCTTTCGGGACGAAGCTGCGAGTCGTGTGCGCTGGCGCTGGAGCGAAAGCTCGCCAGCGCCGACGGCGTGTACGACGTCTCGGCGTCGTCTCGCGGCGGCGTCGTCCGGATCAGGCACGATGGGGACGCCATCTCCCCCGAGGAACTGGAACGGCTCACCGAGGAGTACGGTGCGACCGTTCGCGACGTGGACGCTTCCGGGATCGATTCCCCCGGTGAAGATCCCACAGACGTCGTAGACGGATCGAAACTCCGTCGAGAGACAGTTTTCGTCGCGCTCACGTTCCTGGGAATGACGGTCGGGCTGCTCGGAAGCTGGCTGGACGCTGCACAGGCGGTCGTCTGGGGGAGCTACGGGGCGGCGTACGTCTTCGGCGGGTGGTACGGCCTCAAGGCCGGGATCGAGACGCTCCGGCACCGCGCGGTCGACATCGATCTGCTGATGGTGATAGCCGCGCTCGGCGCGCTGGTCGTCGGGGCGCCCTTCGAGGGGGCGATGCTCCTGTTCCTGTTTTCGCTCTCGAACGTGTTGCAGGGCTACGCGATCGGACGCTCGCGGCGGGCGATCGAGTCGCTCATGGAACTGCGCCCGGAGTCCGCGACGCTGCTTCGGGACGGCAAGGAGGTGACGGTGCCGATCGACGAGGTGTCGGTCGGCGACGTGTTCCTCGTGCGACCGGGCGACCGCATCCCGCTGGACGGCACCGTCGAGTCCGGAGAGAGCGCGGTCGACCAGTCGTCGCTCACCGGCGAGTCGATGCCAGTGTCGAAAGAGCCCGGCGAGGAGGTGTACGGCGGGACGATAAACGGCGACGGGAGCCTCGAGGTCCGGGTGACTCGGGAGGCACACGAGTCGGCTATCGCCCGACTGATCCACATGGTCGAGGAGGCTCAAAGCGAGAAGGCGCCGACTCAGCGGTTGATCGATCGGTTCGAACAGCCGTACGTGCTGGGCGTGTTCGGGCTCACCGCGGCCGCGATCGCGATCCCCCTATCGCTGGGCTACGCGTTCGACAGCACCTTCTACCGTGCGATGACGCTGATGGTCGCCGCGTCCCCGTGTGCGGTGATCATCTCGACGCCCGCGGCCGTCCTGTCGGCGATCACTGCGGGGGCACGCCGGGGTGTCCTGTTCAAAGGCGGGGAGCACGTCGAGGTGGCCGCCACTATCGACGCGGTGGCGTTCGACAAGACTGGGACGCTCACCGAGGGCAACACCCGGCTGACCGACGCGACCGCGCGGTCGGGAGCGACGGTCGACGGGTCGCCGGCGACGGACGACCGACTGTTGTCGTTTGCGGCAGCCGTCCAGGGACGATCGGAACACCACCTCGCCCGGGCGACCGTCGAGGCCGCCGAGGAACAGGATCTGGAGATACCCGACGCTCGGGGATTCAAAGCGACACCCGGCAAGGGCGTCCGCGCAAGCGTCGACGGGGAGACGATCCACATCGGCAACGCCCGGTACGTTGCGTCGCTTGCGGGATCGACCGAGCAACCGGTCGCAAGGCTGGAGAACGAGCCGATCGAAGGGATCCGGGAGGGGACGACCGCGCTGGAGTCGCTCCAGGCCGACGGGAAAACGAGCGTTCTGGTCGTGCGCGAGTCGGACGACGGGATGTCCGTCCTCGGCTGGCTCGCATTCACCGACACGATCCGTCCGGCGGCCGCCGAGACGATCGAGCGACTCCGGGCGCTCGGCATCGAGCACGTGGTCATGCTGACCGGCGACAACGATCGCGTGGCCCGACACGTCGGCGAGGCCGTCGGCGTCGACGAGGTCCGGTCCGAGCTGTTGCCCGAGCAGAAAGTCGAACACGTCGAGGAGCTAGTGGAACGACACGACGGGGTGGCAATGGTCGGAGACGGAGTGAACGACGCGCCGGCACTGGCGAGGGCGACGCTCGGGGTGGGCATGGGCGGAGCCGGCACCGACGTCGCGCTGGAGACGGCCGACGTCGTGTTGATGTCCGACGATCTCGGAGGAATCCCGTACGCCTTCGGTCTCGGGCGACGTACCCGCCGGACCCTGTTCGCGAACTTCGGGATCGCCTTCGGCGCGATCGCGATCATGCTCGTGGCGATCCTCACGCGGGGAATCCCACTTCCGATCGCCGTCGTCGGTCACGAAGGGTCGACCGTCCTCGTCTCGCTGAACGGGCTCCGGCTGCTCGGCTTCCGGGAGTAG
- a CDS encoding 2Fe-2S iron-sulfur cluster-binding protein has translation MAEYTVEFAGTGERVRVSDTQTILNACIEEGIAHEYSCRVGMCLACSARILEGEVAQPAAIARGLTEQEAEEFALTCMARPQSDLRLRRGEYPPSIDGDEREPASGEEAAGADD, from the coding sequence ATGGCCGAGTACACGGTGGAGTTCGCCGGCACCGGCGAACGCGTTCGGGTGTCGGACACGCAGACGATTCTCAACGCCTGTATCGAGGAGGGTATCGCCCACGAGTACTCGTGTCGCGTCGGCATGTGTCTCGCCTGTTCGGCGCGGATCCTCGAGGGCGAAGTGGCCCAGCCGGCCGCCATCGCCCGTGGGCTCACCGAACAGGAAGCCGAAGAGTTCGCGTTGACGTGTATGGCGCGTCCCCAGTCGGACCTGCGACTCAGACGCGGCGAGTACCCGCCGAGCATCGACGGCGACGAACGCGAGCCCGCATCCGGCGAGGAAGCCGCAGGCGCCGACGACTGA